The genomic stretch CGAATTGGGAGAAAGCTTGCTCACTCATCGTGCTTTCTGCTGTTGGAATTGCAATACCGTATTTTTTATCTGCTTTATTTGTGAATTTTTTCGCTACTTTTTCAATATCCGCCCAGTTTTTAGGTTCTTCAAAACCAGCATCGGCTAAAGCTTTTTTGTTGTACCAAATACCTTGAACCCAACCGCTTAAGGGTGCTGCGATATAGCTTTTACCATCTTCAGAACGTACTAAGTTTGTTGCACCTTCGTAGTATTTGTCTTCTCCAACCGAGTCGATAACTTCTTTCACTGCATCTTGGTCAATCAACTCATCTTTATCCATTACTTTGGCAAAATCTTGGCTTACTTCCATAACTGCTGGAAGTTTACCAGAGCGAGCAAGTGTGACAACTTTTGTATTAAACGCATCTTCTTCAACTGGAATTTGTTTGATTTTGATTGTTGGATTTTCTTTTTCAAAATCAGCAATTAATTTATTAATAACATCTAAACGCTCTTTTTCAACGGATGAATGCATAAATTCAATCGTTACTTCCTTACTACTAGACTCTTTCCCTCCACATGCAGCTAGAACCGCACTTAGAACCAACACAACAACAAGTAATACAAGACTCTTTTTCTTCATTTTTGTTCCTCCCTGTAATTTTTGGTTTTTAGCCAGCAGAATTCATAGCCACTAAGCTTTATGGAATCGCTCCCAGTTACCGTGGAGCCCGTATAAAGATTTGTATAAACACCGCTGTCTAGTGAATAACTCACTTCTTTTTCTGATAAATTATGAATCAATATAATCGATTCCACGTCGGATGAACGTTTAACAACAAACAATTCCGCCGTAGATTCTAAAACTTCCATCGGTATTTCTGGATGGAAAAGTGATTCCGCTTTTCGTGTGCTAATTAATTTCGTTAACGCATCATAAGTTGCTTTTCGTAAGGAGCCTCTTTGTTCCAACTCTGCTGTAATTTCCGCCAAGTCGTATTTTTTTCGATTAATAGAGCGATTGTGGCCTGTTGTTTCTACGCCTGAATAATCATTGCGGCTTCCTAAAATACTTTGAACATAAACGGCTGGAACGCCTGGGATAGACATTAGTACTGCATGAGCCACAAGAAATCTCGACATCCTCAAGTCATCTGTGTCCGCCTGTTTACTTAGCGCATCCATGTACGTCACGTTAATTTCATACGGACTCTTAGAACCATCTGGATTTTGCTTATATGAAACGAGCGCGCCTTCTTCCTCCAAATCATTCACTAAAGCCAAAATTTCAGCTTCTGGAATAATGCCGCGCACTGGATTTAACCCAATCCCATCATGTGAGGCAAGGAAATTAAAGAATGTTCGCTTGCCTTCTGGTAGCTCTAAATTCTTCGCCCAGTTACGGAGGAATTCTGCATTACCATGATGTATCGCATGGAGCACAAGTGGTGGAAGCGGGAATTGATAAACCATATGCGCTTCTTTTTCACCATTTCCAAAATAACTAATATTATCAACATGCGGCACATTGGTTTCGGTTATAATAATCGTCCCCGGAGCTGCAATGTCTACTAAATCTCTAAATAATTTCACGATTTCATGCGTCTCTTCTAAATGAATCGAGCTCGTTCCCGGCACTTTCCACATAAAGCCAACCGCATCAAGTCGCACATATTCCGCACCTTCTTCTAAATAGAACATCAAAACATCAATCATCTTGTAAAGCACTTCCGGAGAAGCAAAGTTTAAATCGATTTGATCCTCACTAAAAGTCGTCCAAATATGCCCTACTTTTCCTGAATCAAATTGAAATGGTGTCAGCACTGGTGTCGCACGTGGCCTTGTTACCGAACTAAGGTCCGTCTTTGGATCCATTTCCACAAAAAAGTTCCTAAACTCCTCGTCACCCGCCAAATATCGCTTAAACCAATCACTTTTCGCCGACATATGATTACAAACAAAATCAAACATCAACCGCGCCGACTGTTCCATCTCCTTAATATCTTCCCAATCACCAAGTTCCGGGTTCACCGCTTTATAATCGATGACCGAAAACCCATCATCCGAAGAATAAGGATAAAAAGGCAAGAAATGAACTACCTCAAAAGTCGATTTTAAATAACTATCATACATTTTCTTAAAAGTTTTTAACGTTTTTTTGGATTCCTCTTTAAATTGGTCCCCATATGTAATTAAAACAATATCTTTCTCGTCCCACTGATCTTTTCGTGTTAACTTTCGTTGTTGCGTTTGCTGTACCCGCGCTTCGATTCTAGCTGCCAAACTATCTACCACATCTTCGGCATATAAACGCGAAAGTCGTTTTCTTAAATTCGTCATCATTTACCTCCTAACCGGGAGCGCTCCCACAAGAAGAATTATAGTATGGAAAGCGCTTTCTGTCAAACACAATTTTTAATGTTTTTTCTAACACGTTGCTAATAGTGAGTTTTCTTGCATAGATAACATCTAGTTGGACATTTACTTGAAAATTGAGTAATATAAACATGGATGATAATGACCGGAACCGATACCGGAAACAATAGAGAGAGAAAGGAAGATTACCTTGGCATCTACCATATATGACATAGCAAAACACGCGGGAGTTTCAAAATCGACGGTATCTAGAGTACTAAACAATCAAGCTAACATTTCCGAAGAATCACGAAAAAAAGTACTAGAAGCGATTGACGAACTAAACTACCAACCAAGCAAACTAGCACGCGCACTTACCTCTTCGGGCTTTGATGCTATCATGGTTATTTCAAATCGCTCTACTACAACCACAACCGGAAACCCATTTTTTTCCGAAATAATTCAATCGATTTCCACTCAAGCTGAGTTGGAAAATTTCGACCTAATTCTTCAAACTGCTAAAAACAGCGAAGACGAACTTAAAAAATGCCTCTCCAAAATTCAAGAAAAAATGATAAAAGGCATTATTATGCTAAGTTCTCCCGCTGATGAAGATTTTTTTCACCAATTAGACCCATATAATATCCCCATCGTCGTGACCGGAAAAGTAGAAGGTCATTACAAAAATATATACTCTGTTGACACCGACAATTTTGGCGACAGTTACGCTCTAACAAAACATTTAATCAAGCAAGGTCATCAAAAAATCGCTTGTATCCATGCTCCACTCGATTATCACGTGTCGATAGATCGTCTTGCTGGTTTCCGCAGCTGCCTGTTTGACCACCAATTAGATTTACGTAACGACTGGATTATTGATAGCGGTTATAGTATAGAAGATAGCTACAAAGCAGCACTACGCCTAATGGAAGGCCCAGATAAACCAACCGCAGTTTTCGCAACCGACGATTTAAAAGTCCTTAGCATTTACAAAATGGCCGCCGATAAAAATTTACAAATACCTGCAGATTTTTCCGTCATCGGCTATAATGATAAAGTAGCGTCCTCTTTCTTGTCGCCGCCGCTAACGTCTATTGATATTCCAATCAACAAACTAGGGAAAAAAGCGACTAACTTATTATTCCGCTTAATCCATCAAGATAAAAATGTACCAAAAACAACGATTATTAAAACCGAAATGATTGAACGTGAATCCATTCAGAAAATAAACGTCTAAACTTATTTTCTGAGTTTACTGGTCCTGTAGCTCAGTTGGGAGAGTATCACCTTGACATGGTGGGGGTCGCTGGTTCGAGACCAGTCGGGACCATTTATAAAAAAAGCACCCTTTTATAAAGGATGCTTTTTTTATTTTATTTAAATAACTTACCTAATTTCTTAAACAATCCATCCTCAATGATATCAATACCGATACCCCAGTTACTCTTGAGAATTTCTTTATTAGCTTCCACATATTCTTCCAAATCCTTCTCTTTAATAGTGAGATTGTGATATGGACGATATTCTAAATAACAAGAAGCTCCGTTTTGTGAATTTTCTTCGTCATACGATGGTTCAAATACTTAGATTTGATGTCACATTCTTGACGTGTGTAGCGTTCTTGCTGATCAATTGATTTATCTGTCGTCAAATGAAGTTCTGTTTTGATGACATTCCGATCAATCCAATATGGAAAATCCTTATGAAAATGTTTTTCCGCACCATCATCAATAAAATTATTCCAATTCCAAAAATGTAAATAACGCTTTTTATTTTCTACAATATATGGATCGGAAATAGTTGCTTTATAAATTATAGAAAGCTCATTTAAGTCTTTATTATCTTCCACAATTTGAATGGATGTATTACTAAAATGACTATCAACTTCATTTTCTTCATATTTTTTATATAAAGTCATATTGCTATAAATCGAAAAATTATATCGATTGATAATGTCTTTATTGGAATCATTTTTAAACATTTCTCGTGACCCGTTTGCCATTCCACCGCGTAATTTTCTTTCAAAAGTAATTTCAGCCGCATTATCTTTAACATCGCAGTAAACCACTTCTTCCACAGATGGAATTTCATCTTGAAATGGCTCTTGTTTTTGCAATTCCGCCCCTGGTTTAATTTCCAAATAATACATAAAACTATTTTTTTGACGATTAGCCAAAAATCCTTGATCACTACTCATTGTAGCATCAATAAAATAGACTTGATTATTATGCGTTATTTTTAAAATCGCATGGTTAAAGTTGAATGGTGACGGTGTATAAACTGGTAGGAATACATCACTACCATAGTTAACCAAAATAAGCTCTGAATTCACGTCTAAATAATCTAAAATCACTTTCAAAAGAACTGTTTTCGCCTTACAATCGCCTTGTTTCGTTTTATAAGTCACTTCAGCAGCTTGAGGTTCATGACCATCCATCTCTGTTTCATTATATAAATAGTATACTTCTTTTTGAACAAAATCGATGGCATGCTTAATTTTATGGTCTAATGTCGGTAACTCATCTAGTTCAGCCACTATATCAGCCGCAAATTCAGCAAGGTTTACTTGATAGAATTTTTGATAAATGTCACTGATTGTTTTTGTAATTTGCGGATACGACTGCTCCGTAACAAAATCAACAAACGGTGTAATTTCAAGTTCTTTTGCGTCTTCTCCAATATAATCTTCTTTTTCGATTGTATAAGATTCGTTATGTTCAACCATAACTTTGTCTTTTTCTAAGATGGCGCCTGCTTCATCTCGGAAATAATGGAAATTCGCTTCTAATTTTTTCTCCGTTTCATTTTTTAATTCAAAACGGTATTTTCCATAAGTCCAGTAGGAATTTGGCGCGGAATAAATCCAGCGGAAAAAGTCATTGCGAATGCTGCTTTCTTCATATTTACGCTCAATTGTCGTCTCCACAATAAAGATATCATTTAAATGTAAGTCACGAATAAGTACTGTCACTTTTTTCTCATCATTAAAACTCGCTTGATTTTCATCACGAACATAGTCAAGTACTTTTACATTAATGTCATCCAATTTATCAATCACTTTACCATCACGAACAACAGATAAAGTGTGAATGTATAATACCTCTTCTTCTGATAAAATAAAACTCGTCTTGCCGGCTGAATTGAGCATGTTGGGTTCATTTAATGTATATGCCATCGAAGTATAACTCGTGCGTGAATTTGGTTTAGCCGTTTCTACAATATTACACCAGAAGCAGTAATCACGTTCTTGCGCAATTTGTGCATCGTAAAAAGTTTTATCTTGTGTCTTTAACCAAGAATCAATGTTTTCTTGTTTTGTTTCAGGAGAACTTAACTCTGGTTTTATAAAATAATATTCTTTTGTCATTGTGTAATCTCCTTAAGTGTTTTAGATAACCTTATTCTAGCAATAAATAAATAGAACAAACAAGGCAAAATCTTTATGATATAATAACTTTTGGTTTATCTACACTATTTAGTAAAAAAATCGACACATTTACTACTGAATTTCATCTATCCACGAAAACAATTGCACATCTTGGTATGTCTCACCAATTTTTTCATAATCCCGCAGTAAACCTTCCTTCGAAAAACCAAGCTTTTCTAACAATGCAATAGAAGCACTATTTCTTGGGTCTACTTTTGCTTCGATTCGGTGCAATTCAAATGATTCTTTTCCCCATTCCATCAACGCTCTCACTGCTTCCGTCGCATAACCCCGTTTCCAAAAGCGTGTACCTAGATCATAGGCAATTTCTGCCCGATGGTTTTCATGATCAATATAATTAAATCCGCATGTACCAATGATTTCTCCTGTTACTTGCAAAATAATCACACAACGAAGTGCCTTTCCTTCAATTTCTAGTTGTCGTAGCATCCGAATCATTTCTTCAACCGGTTGCAAACTTTGGAAAGGTTCAATATTCATGTATCTAGTAACAGAATCATCTGACCAGTAACCAAACAATATTTCAGTATCAGCTAACGTCATTTCGCTTAAAAAAAGTCGTTCCGTTTTTATCATTTGCTTCCGATTTTCCATACGTTAACCCCCGCCCTTTTAATAAAAGAAGCTTATCAAATCTTACTCGCAAAGTAAAATGTTTCACGTGAAACATTCGCTCCTTCTTTATCATCAGAGTTTTTAGGTTTATAATGGAAAATATCTCAAAAAGCTTCAAAAAAGGAGAATGATTCATGGAACAGACGAATAAACGTAATACTTTAGCACTTATTTCAATTATGCTTGGAGCTTTTATTTCATTATTAGATACAACAATTGTCAACGTTGCCTTACCTGATATCACAACTGCTCTACATGCCACGAGTGAAACCATCGAATGGGTAATTTCAGGCTATGCGCTTGCTTTTGGACTTGTACTTATTTTAGCTGGTCGACTCGGGGATAAATTTGGCCGAAAAAATATCTACATTATCGGGATTACGCTATTTCTAATTATGAGTGTGACAGCTGGTTTTGCAGATTCCGAAAATAGTCTAATTATTTCCCGGGTAATACAGGGACTTGCTGCCGGATTATTTTTCCCGCAAATCAATGCCACAATTATGGATATGTATTCTGGAAAAAGCCTTGGGAAAATCTTCGGAATTCTTGGATCTGTTATTGGTGTGGGAACTGCCATCGGACCTCTTACAGGAGGTCTTTTAATTGAACTTTTCGGAACTACAAATGGTTGGCGTGCAGTTTTTTTCGTTAACGTACCTTTTGTGTTAGTAACGCTAGTCCTAGCAATGCTTTATCTTCCCAAAAGAACTGTCTCCACGAAAAAAATTAGCTTCGATTTGCCTGGAGTTGGGCTACTAACCATTGCACTTTTACTATTACTTTTTCCACTTATCTCAAACGGCGCAAATGACTTCAAACCGATAGACTATCTTTTAATGGCGCTATCTATTCCACTCTTTATCATTCTTTACAAATGGAGCGTCTACCAAGAAAAGAAAGGAAATCAGCCATTAATTGCTCCCAACCTACTTAAAAATAATCAATTTGTTTCAGGTATGCTTTTATCGCTTGTATACTTTGCCGCTTTTACTAGTATTTTCTTCGTCCTATCGCTAACTTGGCAAACTGGTTTCAATCGTTCGGCTATTTTATCCGGGCTTGCAATTAGTCCTTTTGCGTTAGGTAGTGTGTTAGCTGCCTCTAATAGTTACCGACTAATCCCTATATTAGGTAGAAAGCTCTTAATGCTTGGAGTTGCGCTTGTTATCATCGGGCTTGGCACCGTGTCTATTGTTTTCCATTTGAACGACGGCGCTTTTTCTGCTTGGCTCTTATTCTTACCTCTTTTCATCGCTGGTATCGGCAGTGGTTTGACTATTGCACCATTGAATAGTTTCACCCTTTCCACAGTAACTGGTGTGGATCGCGGCGGAGCTAGTGGTATGTTTAATACAGCGCAGCGAATTGGATCGTCCTTTGGGATTGCTGTTGTTGGCTCAGTCTTCTTCCGCACACTTGGAAATACTGCCGCTACTTCAAAAGCAAGCGCCTTTTCCGACAGTTTGCAAATGAGTATGTACGTCAATATTGTTCTGCTCGTTTTTTGTTTCCTACTTGTATTCCGGTTACCGAAAAATATTTAAAAAAGAGACATGACTTTGCGTTAAAGTCATGTCTCTTTTCTTATGCTAAATAGAAAACTTCTTTTAAATCTAATGCAACCGGGCTGTTATTAGGATTTGATTTCATAATTGGAGCCATATATTTCCACCACTTTTGACAAATTTCTGTTTCTGCTATTTTGTCATAAATGGCTTTATCCTCGACTTCCACATAAGCAAACAATGTATCCGTCTTTTCATCTAGAAATATCGAATAGTTAGCTGCTCCATGTGCTTTTAAAGCCTCTTTCATTTCTGGCCAAAGTGCGTCGTGTCTTTTTTTATATTCTTCTTGATTACCAGGATATAAATACATAATAGATGCCACTCGTTCCATTATTGTTACCTCCTAATTATTTAAATAACCTGCCTTTGCTTCAACGCCAAATCTTTCACCCAGTGCTTTCAATTGTTCATCTGTAATCGCTTGTTTAATACCGCCTTGTGACATCACAATAGTATAAACTTCTGCTGCTTTCTCCGCGGTTTCAATTAATCCAAATGTTTCATCCATTGATTTTCCCGCACCATAAATCCCGTGATGTGGCCAAACGATTAAACGATTTTCCTTCATTTTTTCAGATGTAGCTTCTCCAATTTCATTCGTACCAGGAACCAGCCAAGGAATAATCCCAACACCTTCTGGAAAAACGACTAAACATTCCGTACACATTTGCCATAAAGTTCTTGTAAATTCTCGTTCCGTTAGCTCATGTGTAAATGTCATCGCGAGCAAATGAGTAGCGTGACAATGCATAACAACGCGGTTTTCCGGATCCACAGAAAGTCTTGCAATGTGACTCATAAAATGCGCTGGAAGTTCACTCGTTGGTAGTCCGCCGTCTGTATAGCCCCACAACAAATGAACTGCTTTCCCGTCTTCACTCACTTGAATTACACCTAAATTCACAGCTGGAGCTTCTTCAACATTTTTAAAATATTTACCCGAACCAGTTACTAAGAAATACTTGCCAGCAAGCTTTTTACCGTCAAAGTCCATTGGAATTGTGCGAATGATTTGCTTTACATCTAAATATTCCACAACTTCTTTTTCATCCAACAAATAAGTGATATTGCCACCGTTTCTTTCATCCCAGCCTAACCGGTATAAATTTGAAGTAGTTTTCGCCATTTCCTTAATAAAAACAGCATCCATTATATCCTTTGTCATCGTCACTATCTCCTATCTTTTTAGTAATACATCTTCTTCATAAGCTTTTACTTCTTTCAACCAGTCAAGACCAACTGGGACACCATTAATTTCACAGAAGTAGTTCCATACATCGCCAAATGGGAAGTCTTTTAGTTCTTCTGTAATTGCCATACGAGATGTAAAGTCATTTTCCAGTTCCATTTTTTTCAAATCAGCTGTAGGTTCTAAAAGGGCTTTAAGTAATGATTTTTGCGTATTTCTAGTTCCAACAACCCATGCAGCAATCCGATTGATTGTTGCGTCGAAGAAATCAAGACCGATATTTGTAATCCCAAGTAAATCATTGCGCACCAATTCGCGACCAATTTCAATTAATTCATCATCCATAATCACCACATGGTCACTATCCCAGCGGACTGGACGACTCACATGTAACATTACGCCTTTACTGAAAAGTGCCAAAGAAGATAATTTATTAGAAATGACTTCAGTTGGATGGAAATGTCCCGCATCCAAGCAAATCAATTTATCCCGCGTAATTCCGTAACCCATATAAAATTCATGCGAACCGACAGTATAAGCCTCTGCGCCTAAACCAAACAACTTACTTTCTACAGCTTCTTGGGTATATTTTTCATCTAATTTTTCTGCAAAAACTTCATCTAAAGCTTCCATCAAACGTTTTCTCGGGGTGTAGCGATCAATCGGGCAATCTTTTATACCATCCGGCACCCAGAAATTATTAATACTTGTTTGACCAAGTTCTTTCCCAAAGTACTCAGAAATTTTGCGCGAGCGTTTCCCGTGCTCTATCCAAAAATCGCGTACTTCTTTATCTGGTGAAGCTAAAGTATAATTATCTTTAAACATTGGATGTGAAAAGAAAGTTGGGTTGAAATCCAGACCCAAACCCTGCTCTTTCGCCCACTCTACCCATGGAGTGAAATGCTTAGGTTCAATTTCATTTAAATCTACTTTTTCATCTGTATCTACGTAAATTGCATGTAAGTTAAGTTTATGTTTTCCAGGAATAAGTGAATAAGCTTTTTCCAAATCTTGGCGTAATTGCTTAGGAGTATGAGCCGCACCCGGATAATTCCCGGTCGCCATGATTCCGCCTGTAAGTTCGCCATCTGGATTTAAGAAACCTTTAACATCATCGCCTTGCCAGCAGTGCATCGAAATTTTAATGTCTTTCAGTGTTTTAAGCGCTTTTTCCGTATCAACTCCAATTGCTTGATAACGTTCTTTCGCCACTT from Listeria monocytogenes ATCC 19117 encodes the following:
- a CDS encoding sugar phosphorylase; translation: MTNLRKRLSRLYAEDVVDSLAARIEARVQQTQQRKLTRKDQWDEKDIVLITYGDQFKEESKKTLKTFKKMYDSYLKSTFEVVHFLPFYPYSSDDGFSVIDYKAVNPELGDWEDIKEMEQSARLMFDFVCNHMSAKSDWFKRYLAGDEEFRNFFVEMDPKTDLSSVTRPRATPVLTPFQFDSGKVGHIWTTFSEDQIDLNFASPEVLYKMIDVLMFYLEEGAEYVRLDAVGFMWKVPGTSSIHLEETHEIVKLFRDLVDIAAPGTIIITETNVPHVDNISYFGNGEKEAHMVYQFPLPPLVLHAIHHGNAEFLRNWAKNLELPEGKRTFFNFLASHDGIGLNPVRGIIPEAEILALVNDLEEEGALVSYKQNPDGSKSPYEINVTYMDALSKQADTDDLRMSRFLVAHAVLMSIPGVPAVYVQSILGSRNDYSGVETTGHNRSINRKKYDLAEITAELEQRGSLRKATYDALTKLISTRKAESLFHPEIPMEVLESTAELFVVKRSSDVESIILIHNLSEKEVSYSLDSGVYTNLYTGSTVTGSDSIKLSGYEFCWLKTKNYREEQK
- a CDS encoding LacI family DNA-binding transcriptional regulator — its product is MASTIYDIAKHAGVSKSTVSRVLNNQANISEESRKKVLEAIDELNYQPSKLARALTSSGFDAIMVISNRSTTTTTGNPFFSEIIQSISTQAELENFDLILQTAKNSEDELKKCLSKIQEKMIKGIIMLSSPADEDFFHQLDPYNIPIVVTGKVEGHYKNIYSVDTDNFGDSYALTKHLIKQGHQKIACIHAPLDYHVSIDRLAGFRSCLFDHQLDLRNDWIIDSGYSIEDSYKAALRLMEGPDKPTAVFATDDLKVLSIYKMAADKNLQIPADFSVIGYNDKVASSFLSPPLTSIDIPINKLGKKATNLLFRLIHQDKNVPKTTIIKTEMIERESIQKINV
- a CDS encoding GNAT family N-acetyltransferase — encoded protein: MENRKQMIKTERLFLSEMTLADTEILFGYWSDDSVTRYMNIEPFQSLQPVEEMIRMLRQLEIEGKALRCVIILQVTGEIIGTCGFNYIDHENHRAEIAYDLGTRFWKRGYATEAVRALMEWGKESFELHRIEAKVDPRNSASIALLEKLGFSKEGLLRDYEKIGETYQDVQLFSWIDEIQ
- a CDS encoding MFS transporter, producing MEQTNKRNTLALISIMLGAFISLLDTTIVNVALPDITTALHATSETIEWVISGYALAFGLVLILAGRLGDKFGRKNIYIIGITLFLIMSVTAGFADSENSLIISRVIQGLAAGLFFPQINATIMDMYSGKSLGKIFGILGSVIGVGTAIGPLTGGLLIELFGTTNGWRAVFFVNVPFVLVTLVLAMLYLPKRTVSTKKISFDLPGVGLLTIALLLLLFPLISNGANDFKPIDYLLMALSIPLFIILYKWSVYQEKKGNQPLIAPNLLKNNQFVSGMLLSLVYFAAFTSIFFVLSLTWQTGFNRSAILSGLAISPFALGSVLAASNSYRLIPILGRKLLMLGVALVIIGLGTVSIVFHLNDGAFSAWLLFLPLFIAGIGSGLTIAPLNSFTLSTVTGVDRGGASGMFNTAQRIGSSFGIAVVGSVFFRTLGNTAATSKASAFSDSLQMSMYVNIVLLVFCFLLVFRLPKNI
- the rhaM gene encoding L-rhamnose mutarotase, producing the protein MERVASIMYLYPGNQEEYKKRHDALWPEMKEALKAHGAANYSIFLDEKTDTLFAYVEVEDKAIYDKIAETEICQKWWKYMAPIMKSNPNNSPVALDLKEVFYLA
- the rhaD gene encoding rhamnulose-1-phosphate aldolase, coding for MTKDIMDAVFIKEMAKTTSNLYRLGWDERNGGNITYLLDEKEVVEYLDVKQIIRTIPMDFDGKKLAGKYFLVTGSGKYFKNVEEAPAVNLGVIQVSEDGKAVHLLWGYTDGGLPTSELPAHFMSHIARLSVDPENRVVMHCHATHLLAMTFTHELTEREFTRTLWQMCTECLVVFPEGVGIIPWLVPGTNEIGEATSEKMKENRLIVWPHHGIYGAGKSMDETFGLIETAEKAAEVYTIVMSQGGIKQAITDEQLKALGERFGVEAKAGYLNN
- the rhaA gene encoding L-rhamnose isomerase; this translates as MGQETEISKRYQVAKERYQAIGVDTEKALKTLKDIKISMHCWQGDDVKGFLNPDGELTGGIMATGNYPGAAHTPKQLRQDLEKAYSLIPGKHKLNLHAIYVDTDEKVDLNEIEPKHFTPWVEWAKEQGLGLDFNPTFFSHPMFKDNYTLASPDKEVRDFWIEHGKRSRKISEYFGKELGQTSINNFWVPDGIKDCPIDRYTPRKRLMEALDEVFAEKLDEKYTQEAVESKLFGLGAEAYTVGSHEFYMGYGITRDKLICLDAGHFHPTEVISNKLSSLALFSKGVMLHVSRPVRWDSDHVVIMDDELIEIGRELVRNDLLGITNIGLDFFDATINRIAAWVVGTRNTQKSLLKALLEPTADLKKMELENDFTSRMAITEELKDFPFGDVWNYFCEINGVPVGLDWLKEVKAYEEDVLLKR